ACAAAGACTttgaccacacaccctctccaccaaATGGCAGGCTACagtagtgattgctttgcaaagctTTCAGTTAGCTACTGATTTCtttcaaaccactcattgttgaatttgcaatttccaacttgtgtaatgtttatgtccaatggccgatgagcaccgacaAGTTTtgtctataatttctcttcatatgacaaggattgaaaggattttccagtagattgttgacttgattcatgatgatgactgcttgtctagcttgctagttaagactttgaaagtatgatgttgacatgatcagtacaatcaaagctacggtagatatggGATTTTACGTCATTtcatctgtggccaatgaccttgagccttcttagattggcacttctaatgtaaatctacagcatcacccaaggggcttgaattttcgagctctccctgtagattttgcagcgacgtagtgtccccatgagtgacagaacactgagtcaatcacggtgcaactagagaacattaccaacccctacgctctgtattttccactggctgccccaccaccacagaaagcactgggctaggctgaaacacctgcatatTGGAGCTGCCtaactcaagaaaacaaaaaacaccatgtttgtatgcagcttcaTTAACTTTTGTAagtttttagtatttttttttttttacattgtttgcaaactgacacGTATCAaagccaaaataacatgcaaaatagGCACACAAAAaacacctgccctgaatgacgggtcgccactgacacacacagcaaggtTTGCAATTGCGCACCTCTGTACATTAGGCCACATCCAAAGCACATACTATAATAAATGGAACAGTATGTTACATTTCATTGAAATAAAATGTACTTCTCTAAAATCCCTGAATTTGTTACTCATTGAGTGCTACTACCACAATAAATGGCTGTCAATACACTGTATAGTTTACACATATCTGTACTGATATGTAACAGGTGCATGTGTGGCCAAGCTAAGTCAATAAGAGATGCACAGTGCAGGACCAAAACAATACACTCAGTAAACATAACACTTTACAGGCTGCTGCTAACAACCAATTAAGAGGCACTTAGCCTTTGACGTGTCTCAAGGCTGAGCACAGACCGTCTGAAAGCAACAATAGCTCAAATCAGATTCAGATTCAGTGTTTagtagtcacatgtacagggttgcaggtgtgattgcagggtacagtgaaaatcttaGGCTCCGAGCTCCAACATGTAGGactaagtgaaataaaataatgaaaatggtAATAAATCCTGCCCAGAAAAGAGCCATAGGCAAGGGAAAATAGATTGATGTAGTGGATATTTGTGTGTGTTGCTCATGCTTCCCTAACAAAAGGCAAGTCGCTGGGCCTTGTACCCCTCCTCTCGAGGCAATTGAGTGGATGGGGATGTAAAAGCAACAGGCCCTGGGGACAATGGCGCCCGGGGGCATTAAGTCACGGATGACTTGGCGTATTTAGGGCCAGCAGCTGACCCTGTGGAGAGGCATCTTGTCCTGGCGGAGGGGGGCTCGTGTCCGCAGACCCCAGGCCAAGCTGATGGCACCCCCAAGCACACACTCACAAGCAcgcctatccacacacacacacacacggaagggGGATTGTGTCCATGGTGAGCGCAGGCCAAGCTGACAGCACCCCCAAATACACCACAAGCAGGGGTACATATAAACAGGGCAGGGAATGGGGGTCGGGCCTGCAGTCAACCCCAGCCAGTTAATCCACTGCCATCAGGACCTGACAGGATTGGACAGGGAACAGAAGAGTCCTTCCACTGGACGGTAAAGGGATATACAGAAGGTATTTGGATAACCAGGAGGTTTGACATGCGATTAACACTGCAGTGTTAAAGAAAGGTGCAACATCATATTGCTATTACATGACACAATAACAAAGAACCACAAATGCAATGCAATAACATTTTATTATTATTCCATATTAAGTACATGGTTCCATTTGCAGTTGGCAGGAATTCTGTGTTGCCTGGTTATGATTGCAGCAGAAAATATTGGAAATTTTGAAAATTACATAATGCAAGTGATACGTCTGTGATTACTGTACAAACATGGTACTGGAAAAGTCTGGCGTATTATGTACTTCATTCCCTCATAACCTAGGGTTAGATGTCCAAGTATTAACATACAAACATGTTACAAACAAAACATACTGAAGTCAAACCAACCAACAGAACATACACATTTAGTGTAGCCGATGAAGGAAAATAAGATCAGAAACTGAAGCTGAGGGTGAACATACATGATCTTTCCATGTGAACTCTCCTGAGGAGATTCCCTTTTTATTCTCAAACACACTTAATGCTAGATAATCCAGATTATAATCCAGATTCTAAACAGTTGGAAGACCGTTGGAAAAAATGACACCAACCATCACCACAGGGACCATAGATACTCTGCTGCACCCTGTTATTACAGAGGTAACCAATCAGAGCTATAGAAAACTGCATTGTCACATGAAGACATACAACAAAAAATAATATTTCATTGTATGTTGAAAATCTTATATTGTCCTGTATTTGTGATTTACTGATAAACAATTgatctaaaaaaaaaagaatatttATAAAAAAAGCTTAATCTTTACATCTTTACAAAAAGCTCAATCTTTACATGCCATGTAAAAACATACATCAAGCAGCTCCATCTATACCTCTTTAGGTCAATGATCAATCGTCACATGTAGTGAGACATTCATCTAACggcattggatttgaaaaaaaattaacaaaacacacacataaaacgAGCTATGTCATGCTCTCAAACAAATGAACGAAACAACACTTAAACAATGAGCAAAGTGCAATTTGTCTATGATTAGAGACTGGGTCCTGCTACAAAAAAGCTAACTGATTCCAGGGGAAACTGTTCTATCAATATCAACTCAGTGATGTCACTACACGAATGGTAATTAACTCAATCTGATAGTTAAAATTATTACTGAATAAAAAGGAATTAGTGGCAGTGCATGTTTGCTTGTTATGTCTAATTTGGAGAAATTAGGTGAAAGGTAGCCCAATCCTTTTCTGATAAGAAGAAAATATAATTATTTGatcatttatttttgtattgaaataaataaatgagtaaACATTGAATAAATAGAACATACAGCCTTCACGCGAACAGGAGGATCCCCTCAACTAAACATGGTCGTTTTAGCACACTGAGCACTATTGGTCAGTACCAAACATGACAACTGGATTCTGATTTAGGATCAGTGTACCCTTCCCCAATCACAACCTAGATCAATAGAAGGTAAGAAGTAGAACTGACAGATCAAATCTTAGGGGCAGGGAATGGCTTTAGGAAGATTTCTCAAAGGAGAATGTGTTCAATTTACACTTATATTAATATCTAAGTTTTAGAATAcagataataaataaaataagggGGGGGAAAAGTACCCTTCCATTTGGAGTTTCTTCGCAGTTTCACGCTATGAAATACATTCAACAAATGTCTCAACTTGAGACTGCTAAAGGAAAGTATGGCCTTGGAACGGAAACTTCATTGCGTTTTGAAACAATACAGTCACATCACAAATGCTATCCAGTTACCTCCTCAACACTGATCGCTTCTCTGCAGCCAACCCCAACTCAGTAGTGCCATACAGACAGCTCTCGGTCTCTCTCCTAAGACttcaaaacaacaggtgtagcagTACAGGGTAGTTCTACAAACAAGTTAGAAAATATACATATACGTGTaatattacatcataaaacagaTTTTCTTCATTTAAACAATATATGAACAATATGAGACTCAGCCATTGCTAGTAATAATCAGTCTATTTCTACAGCTTACTACTTACTGTATGTGCACGTTGTTCTGTTTTAACACATTATAGTGCAGAAAATCTAGTATTTCTTATCTGTACAAACCTGTTACATGGCTAGGCTTGTGTGTATTCAAAAGACAAACCAAGCAATTTATGGCTACAAAAACTCAAATCAAGGACGTCAAGGTTCTTGGGCAGTGTGACAGAGAAAAAAATGCTTGAATTGGCTTTTTCTGTAAAGTATTCTGTGGTACACTTGAGTGTTCACTTACGGATCTTATCAATACACAACTTTCTAAATTATTCGAGTTACCTACACCAGATTGTCTAAGTATGCTAAGAGTCATTAGGAGAAGGAGCGTGGTTTCCATAGCAACTCTGCTGGACGGGTGTAGTGTGTGGTGACATAGGCCTCAGAGGACGAGGGCCCTCGAGGTGCAGGCGGAGGATGGGTAGGTACTACCCAGGTACTGCCGGGCCTGCTCTGTCATGATCCGCTGGTCCTCAGTCTTCCCATAAACCACTGCTTCCCACTCGCTTTTTACCTGCATGAGAAGAGAGGATTATTCTCTCCCACCTCTCAACCCTTCTATCCCCTTGTGACAGCCAAGACCTTGATGctcaataaatacatttttacgaAAAAGTGGCCAGCTGAACCCAACATACAGTCTAATTTGGACAGACAAtattttccctctctccatcattaTATAAATCATCTGAGGAGCAATAATGTGAGGTTAGTTAGGATTAAAACCTAAGAGTGTACCTGTCTAAGTGAATCGTGGTGGGACATTCTGACTGAAGGGGGGTTCTTCCTCTTGCGGGGGCTGGGGAGGTGGTGCAGGGGGGCACAGGGCCCCTCCCTGCCAGACGAGGGGGTGCAGGGGcgctcctctctgtttctctcagggAGGGGGGTCATCAGTAAGGAGCTGGTCAGGAGACTATCCTCTGGGACCTGGAGGGGGGCAAGGAGGGGTAGACATTAATTTGTTGGTTGGTTGACTGATGAATTGATTGATTAGTTGGTTGGTTCATTGGTTGACTGATTAGTCTGATTGATTAGTTCCCAGAACATACCTGTGCATTATTGCGCTGTTCCTGGAATAGCTGGACGTTAAGACAGTCTTTCCCCCAGGAGTCCAGCACCAGGGACTTACGCACCTTCCTGGCTGGCCCATCCAACTGGGAGGCAACAGGGACAAGGTTGTGGTTAGACTGGATTAGAGGAATTATGATTTAGATTTTTCAATTATTGGAagaccaaaaaaagcagataccgaataaaaataaataaataaataaataaaatcggccaatttttatatatttgtaataatgacaattacaacaatactgaattttGTTagattttttacctttatttaactagttaagaacaaattcttattttcaatgatggcctaggaaaagtgggttaactgccttgttcagtggcagaacaacagatttttaccttgtcagctctgggatgcgatcttgcaacctttcggttactagtccaacgctctaaccactaggctacctgccgcccatttattttaacttaatataatacataaataaaatctatttagtctcaaataaataatgaaacatgttcaattttgtttaaataatgcaaaaacactgtgttggagaagaaagtaaaagtgcactATGTGCCATGTagaaaagctaacgtttaaggtccttgctcagaacatatgaaagctggtggttcaatatccccttttaagaagttttaggttgtagttattataggaattatgacccGTCAACtatttctctataccatttgtatttcatatacctttgactattggatgttcttatatgCACTTTAGTATTACCAGCCTCGTCTCGGGagttgaagtcataaacagcgccatgcttgaagcacagagaagagctgctggcaaatgcggtaaagtgctgtttgaatgaatgcttatgagcctgctgctgcctaccaccgctcagtcagactgctctatcaaatcatagacttaattataatataataacacacagaaatacaagccttaggtcattaatatggtcaaatacgtaaactataatttcgaaaacaaaacgtttattctttcagtgaaatacagaaccgttccgtattttatcgaacgggtggcatccataagtctaaatattgttgttacattgcacaaccttcaatgttatgtcataattatgtagaattctggcaaattagttcacagttcgcaacgagcccaaactgctgcatataccctgactctgcttgcactgaacgcaagagaagtgacacaatttccctcgttaatattgcctgctaacatgaatttattttaactacatatgcaggttaaaaaatatatacttctgtgtattgattttaagaaaggcattgacgtttatggttaggtacatttgtgcaaagaTCGTGCTTTTTTCGgcaatgcgcttttgttaaatcatcccccgtttggcgaagttgaagtaggctgtgattcgatgataaattaacaggcaccgcattgattatatgcaacacaggacaagctagttaacctactAATATCATCATCCATGAATTcacagttaactagtgattatgttaagattgattgttttttataagataagtttaatgctagctagaaacttaccttggctccttacAGCCACCAGGTCCTTCtgatgctgcactcgcgtaaaaggtggtcagcctgccacgcagtctcctcgtggagtgcaatgtaatcagccataaccggcgtccaaaaaggccgattaccgattgttatgaaaacttgaaatcggtcctaattaaatcggccatgccTCTAGACTGGATACCAATAAAGACAGCCAGCACTAACAACTACAGTTCTGTAAAAAACACTTACATCATGTTTCCATGTCCTGAAATGTGGTTGTAGTTCCCTGGTGAAGATGTCTGATCCAACCTCCTGCTTCAGCACCTCCCTGAGGTCTTCCTCCAGAAAGGCCAGGGACTGGGGctgaaatatacacacacacttacattaaTACGAGCACTTTCACAAAGTACTTACACTCTTAAGCACACACATTCAATTATAAATACTTAGACTACAGTGCACAGACAGACCAACTTCACACTGACACTTACCACCATCTTTAGTGGCCCATGCATCTTCTCCTGGGCGGCCAGGGCATTCTTAAACGGAGTAGGAGTTCTGGGAGTCGGAACCATGATGGACTTACGGATTTTAGGGGTCCTGAAACTGagtgagacaaagagagaaattCTTACAACACCTGCCAAAATGAAGAGATCAATCCATCAACACACATATAATATAGCCAATTAAAATCAATTTTGAAAATATGGAGGAACCTGTAGCCGACTCCTACCCCACATTCTCTTTCTGGTGTTTGGGCGTGGTCTCCCTCTGGAAGGGTGTGTTGAGGAGACACTTCTGGTCACAGACTGGGGTGGAGGTCAGAGCTGGGTTGTCCAGGCTCAGATGCTCTCCTCCTGATGTGTTGAAGAACTGGAGAAAGATATGATCACAACAGTTAGAGAATGGAGATGTAGAAGAAAGTGGGAGTGTAAAGTAAGCGTCTTTAACATACTATACTGCCAGAGCCAGATGCATTGCGCCATCATTCTTTAGCTTGATCTCATTTCTAGCATCAGTCTTACCTGGGAGGGGGAGAAGGGCAGTGCTTTCGTGGGGGTGTTCTTGGGCGAGTTGGTGCTGGGTGAGTCTAAGAAGGATGGGCAACTCCTATCAGGGGACTggtcccccctcttcctcctccccaggGTAGGCAAACTCGATCTGGGCACGTTATTCGGGGTGTGGGGGGGGACCTTCCCCTGACCCATGGTGGCACAGTGCTTGGTGGAGATGCCATTGGGGTGGTCAACTGCGTACCTCATCCCCTCTGTGGTCCTCCCCTGGGGTGCGTAGCCCCCTTGTGTTTGTTTCGGGGGGGTAGTCGCCTCAGACATGTCGAAGCTGGACGCCTCGCTCCACGTCATAGGGTCCTGTAGAGCCAGACACATCTACAATGGATTTTTAATACATCCATACTCTGGGTCTGGTATATGTAAACACACACTGCCACCAAATGCACATCTACACACACTCACCGAGTCGATGAGCTCCATGGACTCTGCGAACTCTGGGATGGTCTGCAAGGTGGAGAGCACGGAATTAGCCTCCACAGACAGGAACTTACTGGGGGAGACGTGGTGCTGGACCTGGAGCCCTCGGCCCTCCTCTGGGCCCCTCCAGCCCTCCTCAGCCAGCTCCATCGGGGGGCCCCGGCCCTCCTTTACCCCCCTCCAGCCTCCCTCAGCCTGATCCTCCagactgctgctgctggtggTCATGGTGTCGTCTGACACACTGTCTGCCCAGCTGGAGTAACGCTCCACATTCTAGGGGAGAAGAAACCTGGGTTAGGGTGGAGGTGATTGTggtggcaggatcaaccagggcTACTGTACAGGTCAGGGTTGGAGTTTCAATGGAAGTTGAGCTGACAAGGGGAAAGCAATCTAAACCCAAATGTATACCCCAAACCTTATCTCCCAACAGCCAAATTTAACCCCTCACTTTTAAACTTCAAACTTCATGTGAACTCTTTAGGCCCCTAGTGAAAGCCAGATGTTGGCATGGTGTGAGATGTTGGCATGGTGTGACATGTTGGCATGGTGTGAGATGTTGGCATGGTgtgagagaaagaagggagagtATAGGGCaggacacatactgtacaagTGGGGTGACAATAGTCCGTGGTAAGCATGGGTTGCACTGCACTAAGAGATCTATCAGATAACATCTGAACCACTGACATCATCATAATAGTTTGATCTTCAATGCAGGTGAAAATCAGATAAAATGGATGGAGTGAATAGATAAATGAAGAAAGGAAAAGTCAAGGCTGATCTCAGAAGGGATTCCGGTTGAGAAGCAAATTTGGGGTAAAAAAAAGTGAGTGAAAAAAAAAAGagttgaaaaaaataaataataaaagacATGTTTGGAACTGGTGGCTGAAGTGACACACCGTGCACTACTGCTGTGAGGAGCGGATaggaggctggagggagggagggtagaggttTATGTTGGCGGCCGCATGGCGGGATGGCAGGAAGCACTGAAAATGGGGGTGGAAGGGGTAGAACTAGGAAGCACAACTAACGGGAATGTGGGGAGAGGGGTGAGATGGGTAGACTACTACGACAACACTACAGTACAACTAGGAGCTCACACACAGAGAGTGTGTCCTTACACATGGGCCTCGGCACTGGGCCTGTCTCCGGACCTCGGTCTCTGCTGACATAAGCAGAAGCTCAAGCTCCTTAATTCTCTGCTCTTTGTCTGGGTCGTCATGGCGGGACGGCTGGAATAAACACACacgggaaggagaggaggacaggacggAGGGATGCAGGGAAGGAAGGAGACAACAAATGTACTCGCAAATTACTCAAGTCAGACTCAAAGGCTTATTCCGATTAACACCAATCCACACATTTGTTAAAAGACAGAAGAAGCAAGGATTCAGGCAGATCGTTCAGTTGTTTGATTGAGAGACTGATTAATAAAAAGTACAGACCGAAGGTAGTAGAGTGGGAAAGTATATGATGAGGAAAGTGGACAGGATTGGACGACTTGTCTACTGATTTAGGATCAGATGCCCTTTCTTCAGTCCAAATGTAGCACATTTTGAGGAAACAACACACCTGACTCTGGGTCAGTTGTAAGGGACAGGTCACTCACCGATAAGTAGCTGGGGGAGTCTTGGAGGCTGTCCATCAGTTGGCCACAGTGAGGGCTATAAGGGTAACCCCCGAGCTACAAAGCACAGGACAGACCCATCAACAACAAGCCTTCAAAACTCAAACAAACCGAATGATCAAGACAAACCTATGCAAAGGATCTGAACTGAGAGACCAGTGTCTCACCTGTGTTGGTCCTTCCATGCCCAGAGGGCTGTGCCCGTGGTGGGGGGTGTCTGGTTGGGGGACACAGGGTCTGTGGTGACTTCTCTTCACCCCCCCATGGTCGGAGCCGAATCCCCTGCAGCCCTCCTGAAGATACCCCTCATGCTCTACCTTCCTCCTCATGGTAGAGTTCCAGTGGTTCTTAATGGAATTGTCCGTCCTATAAGCGTGACATGACATTTTAGACTGGTCTGAACAAACCTTGTGCCCAGCCCCTTTACCAATAATGTAGCTGTAAGCAATATGGCACCACCAGTTGGAGCCATCACCGTATTGAAGGAGATCAGACAAGGAGAAGAAGGGAATCCATTTTACTCTATTGAGTTGCATCCGCCCACTACCTCAGGCATAGAACTGTACAGTATATCATTATGTTACCTTCCAGGCAGCAGCTTGGAGATCTCAGCCCAGCGGTTGCCCAGGCGTTTGTGGGCCTGGTAGATGATGCAGTCCTCTTCCTGGGTCCAGGAGGACTTCTTTACCTCAGGGTTCAGGTGGTTGTGCCAGCGCTCACGGCATTGCTTTCCAATGCGTCCCTGCAGGTGCTTAGCGATCACCGACCAGCGCTTGGGGCCATATTTGTGCACCAGGTCGatcacctatacacacacacacaaacaaacaaagacaGGGAATTGTAAGTGACTTCTAACAATGCAATCCAGACAGGCATTCCTCTGGACCTCTAATAATATCCATACTGTTTAATATTTAATCTATGACTGGAGGGATATAGGCCATTTATGAAactccactacagcccattaCTTCACAAACAGAGCTGCCACATCATCATTGGCAACGTCGGAGAGAATGTCCAGAATGAAGCAGAAGTAGAACTCGTTGCCATAACACTTCTATCATGGAGCCAAACGTGTGATGTCATCTCTCAGCAGTCCCACACTAGCCAGCGCCATTATCTTCCTGCATATCTTACTTCTGGCATGTCACTAAGGGCAAGCCAGAACAATCCTATCACTTGCATGTGTTGTGAAGCCTAGATGTTGGAGGAGCAAGACCCCATTCTTGACATTCCAGCAAGCAAGGCATCATGTAGTTTTATTTAAGGAATGCATTGTTCACCTTCCAACTATGAGAGATATGAGCCTACAGCCTGGCTGAGGAGGGTCTCAGGACCAGGGAGAGGCTGTTTGTTTTAAAGCATGAGGTAGTGGGGTGTTTGCACAGTCAATGAAAACTACTGCAGGGGCTGCCAACGGGGACACAGCGCAGGAGAGGAACgtgtatactgtatgttactTTCAGTGTTTCAGATTACAAGAGAAAGGTCTGTTATGTTTATACTGCAGCTTGTTTGTATTATCAATGACCTGCACCAATAAAGCCCTCTACCTTCCTTTTCtacctcttcccctcctcccttcccatTTCTTTCCCTCTACTCCCCCCTCACTCATGCCAGGTTGGGGTAACTCCCATCTCCACTTACCTTCTGATCCTCCTCTTTTGTCCAGGGTCCTTTCACCAGCTCTGGGTTGAGCACTTTCTGCCAGCGGTGCTGACACTGGCCATCTGTCCTCccctgtgacagacagacacaaagcaGAGCATGACACctcagtaacccccccccccccacacacacacacacacacaccatgtgttATTACAGCTATTCACACACTGGCTAATAACCCCTTCCTTACACAACACCTGTGACCTGTCTTATCACCTTTCTTATCCAGATAACGtactgattgtacaaaacattaggaacgccttcctaatattgagttgcatccccgccattttccctcagaacagcctcaattcgtcagccATGGACTTTACAAGATGTCTagagcgttccacagggatgctggtccatgttgactccaatgcttcccacagttgcgtCAAGtcgactggatgtcctttgggtggtggaccattcttaatacacacgggaaactgttgagggtgaaaaacccagcagcgttgcagttcttgacacaaacatgTGCGCCTGGCCCCTACTACCATGCCCTGTTCAAAGAAACttaaaatattttgtcttgcccattcgccttctgaatgtcacacacacaatccttcttcaacctgtctcctccccttcatctacactgattgaagtggatttacaggtgacatcaataagggatcatagctttcccttggattcacctggtcagtctatcatggaaagaacaggtcatgttttgtccactcagtgtagtTTTTATGTGGGTTACTGTGTGTTTACAGAAGGCTCTGTACTTTAACACCATGTTCTAACAGTGTGTCACAGTTGTACCACTTACTGGGAAATTATTAGCTACTAATTTCCAGGAGTCTGTTCCATGCTGCTCCACTAACTTCTTCAGCCTCTCAtcctgcagagagaagagagagagagagagagagggagggagagagagggggggagggagagagggggggggggggtgaggagcCAACCTTCCTGAGACACTCCCTGTATCTCCAGTGCTTCAGAAAAGTAAACGCCCTACACACTTCCCCTTAGTAGGGGGAACTATAGGGCTTCCTACATATCATGCAATACAATAGCAGCAAATTGCACCAGTCAATTAAATTATAAACCAACAGTGTTGAACAACACAGCACACATttacaaaataaataatattcTATCTACATTGACCCACCTCGTCGCGAGACCATTTGACTTTGCACAGTATCTTCTTGTCTTTGCTCTTGTCCTTACCCTCAGGATCTGTGGAGTGTAGATCTTCATCGTCAGACTCActgaaaaggagaaagagagagagaggtagaggaaagagagacatagggaggggagagagggcagATAACTGTTCAGAAA
This Salvelinus namaycush isolate Seneca chromosome 33, SaNama_1.0, whole genome shotgun sequence DNA region includes the following protein-coding sequences:
- the LOC120027790 gene encoding myb-related protein A-like isoform X2 codes for the protein MAEIKSLSESDDEDLHSTDPEGKDKSKDKKILCKVKWSRDEDERLKKLVEQHGTDSWKLVANNFPGRTDGQCQHRWQKVLNPELVKGPWTKEEDQKVIDLVHKYGPKRWSVIAKHLQGRIGKQCRERWHNHLNPEVKKSSWTQEEDCIIYQAHKRLGNRWAEISKLLPGRTDNSIKNHWNSTMRRKVEHEGYLQEGCRGFGSDHGGVKRSHHRPCVPQPDTPHHGHSPLGMEGPTQLGGYPYSPHCGQLMDSLQDSPSYLSNVERYSSWADSVSDDTMTTSSSSLEDQAEGGWRGVKEGRGPPMELAEEGWRGPEEGRGLQVQHHVSPSKFLSVEANSVLSTLQTIPEFAESMELIDSDPMTWSEASSFDMSEATTPPKQTQGGYAPQGRTTEGMRYAVDHPNGISTKHCATMGQGKVPPHTPNNVPRSSLPTLGRRKRGDQSPDRSCPSFLDSPSTNSPKNTPTKALPFSPSQFFNTSGGEHLSLDNPALTSTPVCDQKCLLNTPFQRETTPKHQKENVGFRTPKIRKSIMVPTPRTPTPFKNALAAQEKMHGPLKMVPQSLAFLEEDLREVLKQEVGSDIFTRELQPHFRTWKHDLDGPARKVRKSLVLDSWGKDCLNVQLFQEQRNNAQVPEDSLLTSSLLMTPLPERNREERPCTPSSGREGPCAPLHHLPSPRKRKNPPSVRMSHHDSLRQVKSEWEAVVYGKTEDQRIMTEQARQYLGSTYPSSACTSRALVL
- the LOC120027790 gene encoding myb-related protein A-like isoform X1, which gives rise to MAEIKSLSESDDEDLHSTDPEGKDKSKDKKILCKVKWSRDEDERLKKLVEQHGTDSWKLVANNFPGRTDGQCQHRWQKVLNPELVKGPWTKEEDQKVIDLVHKYGPKRWSVIAKHLQGRIGKQCRERWHNHLNPEVKKSSWTQEEDCIIYQAHKRLGNRWAEISKLLPGRTDNSIKNHWNSTMRRKVEHEGYLQEGCRGFGSDHGGVKRSHHRPCVPQPDTPHHGHSPLGMEGPTQLGGYPYSPHCGQLMDSLQDSPSYLSNVERYSSWADSVSDDTMTTSSSSLEDQAEGGWRGVKEGRGPPMELAEEGWRGPEEGRGLQVQHHVSPSKFLSVEANSVLSTLQTIPEFAESMELIDSMCLALQDPMTWSEASSFDMSEATTPPKQTQGGYAPQGRTTEGMRYAVDHPNGISTKHCATMGQGKVPPHTPNNVPRSSLPTLGRRKRGDQSPDRSCPSFLDSPSTNSPKNTPTKALPFSPSQFFNTSGGEHLSLDNPALTSTPVCDQKCLLNTPFQRETTPKHQKENVGFRTPKIRKSIMVPTPRTPTPFKNALAAQEKMHGPLKMVPQSLAFLEEDLREVLKQEVGSDIFTRELQPHFRTWKHDLDGPARKVRKSLVLDSWGKDCLNVQLFQEQRNNAQVPEDSLLTSSLLMTPLPERNREERPCTPSSGREGPCAPLHHLPSPRKRKNPPSVRMSHHDSLRQVKSEWEAVVYGKTEDQRIMTEQARQYLGSTYPSSACTSRALVL